The sequence TCAGGTTCCTGGCAGACATAAATGGTGAGCCGTGGTCTCACATTCCTGTTATTACAGACAGAATTTAACAAATGTTAGCAAGTGTATGAAAATATAAGCAACACGTCTGTCATCTTGGGGTGTGGTGTAAGAAGCCAGCAAACAACTGATTGTGACTGACCTTGCCTTCATGGCATTAAAGAGTCGGATTCCATCTGCAGGTCCACACACTTGGACAAAATCTTCTTTAGACATCTTTAACAAATCGGCACCTAGAGTAGTGCACAAATGTAAGCTCTTCTGCACATTCAAAGCAGTTTGCAGCACAGAAAGGAAAAGAGCCACTGGCTATCTAAAAACTCCCATTATATTTTGCCAGCCTAGAACTGCAGGGTTGTCTAACGTTTGCCACCCTATCCCACCTGATATAGAAAGTAGACATATTGCACGGCTTATAATGACAGCAATCCGAATGGGAAAACGTAAAAGAACATTGTAACACAGACATGGTAAGAGGCTTTTCAGAAGGTTAATCGTTTATAATGCAGATATTGAATGCGTACAAGTAGTCAAATTGCTCACCAGAAAAACTTGAGAACATTCTGCAATATTGAGGAAATCGGTTGCGTTGCAACCACTGCTGGACATCTTGGATGGTAGCAGAAGGCACAAGATATTGTATCAGCTAGAAGAAAATCAAATTTAAGTcaaattttgttaaaaaaaaacaccaaaaaccaCAATGAATAAAACCAGTCCCTTCATTTATAAAGTGTGATACTTTTGCTTATGGGAGGAACAGTTAATTATCACCTTTAACAAATTGTAGGAAGAAGTTAAACTGTCCAAATCAAGACAAACAAAAACCTGCAATTTATCTTACCTTTCCTTTATCTTCCTGATTCCAAGTTTCATTTTGGAATTCACTGGCAATTTTCTATTTTAAAAGGcaaatgaaaaaaagattaatTCACAGGGTGGCCTGCCTAGTCAGGGCCTATAATTCTACGAAGCACATGTAGGATTAAACGGGGTCTCCTTACACACAATATCTATTTCAGATTTAAAATGACAGAACCTGTATTGTACACATGGAAGGGGAAAATGAGCTTCAGGTTAATACCACCTATCTATTACCATGTTTGATGTTTGCGGATCTCCATCAGTGCAAAGTACCTCACCTCATTCCTCCAAACTAAATTATCTTGGCTGCAGAGGCAGATAATGTTTGCAAGTGTTTAACCAGAGGCAACTTAAATCTGAGTTTAATCCCTCTGCTACTAAGTCATGTAACTCCACCCCTAGCAGCATAATAGGGGTGTCTGGCTAATGTGAATTTTGTGCAGAATTAGCGCCTGACACCAGCAACGCACACTTGCGCTAGACACACAATGGTGGCACAGCCAACCCCTAAAGAACTTGGGCTACATTTTAGCGTTTTGTTGGGACAGACCAACTGGGTAAGAGTTACTTTAACCAAAAgtagaaaaaagaaacaaagaaataagagaaaattatACCATCAGTAATAAAATCCAAAAGAAAAACCCTGGCGATGTCACAAAAAACACTTAAATTGTATTTGCTAGCTGCGTACCTTAAAGAAAACAGGTGAAAAACGCAATAAGGAATATTAAGTAACTGTAAAGGTAAGGTTGcgctataaatagataaaatatatagaatttatTAACTAACAGTACAAATACATATGGCACAATATCGGTTTTAAACTGGATAATGGGCCGCCCACATTTGAACATCCAAAGGTTACAGAACAAAACGATTTacttctagattgtaagcttgtatgAGCCGGGACCTCATCAACCTATTATTTGtgtaacattttataatattctcatttattgttaattttcccctactacaatattgtaaagcgctgtggaataagttaACACTATTTCAATGCCAAAAAGAATAGCTTTAAAGTTGGCCCCAAAACCTCACCAGATCAGCCGGTCACTTGGTTCGTTACCGGTTCATGCATACAGATATCACAAGTAAAATAACTAGCTATAAACACCTTAAAACTTACATTATTTCGCAGAGGAGGCTCTATGGGAGGAGTTGGAGAGCAGTTcctaaaaatttaataaaaaggaTCATTATTATAGAATTAGAGTACACATGGGGGTACAATACTTCTGCACATAAACTGCAGTGCTGAAGACTGGCACTGTCCCGTCACTCACACTTACAAACAATGAATGTTTGTTTTGTAATAAGACCTCCATCGTATCTCTCCCGAGAGGCCAACTCTATCAGTTACAAACACAAGTAGACGGATCAATGCCATCTCTTTAAAGCTTCAATCAGGGCTTAATGATCCCATGAATGAAAGCATAATCCACATGTGGATAATTCCTTTAATGTATGAGAAATCATTGCCTTCATATCAGTGCAGGCAAAGTGCCAACATTGACATAATATTCCAATTCACTCAGATGTCCTGATGGCTGCACAAGATTCAAGTTAGACTGATATAGAGGGGATACCATACGCAGAAACCCCCACTGCTGTGAGAAAGTAGCACCCCATCCAGTACACTTTGAAGAGTTAGGGAAGATGGGCCCTAGCTTGCTCATCTCCCTTTGGCTGGACTAAGCTTTGTATTTTAGAATGTTgccaattaaatttttttattacaaatggtTACTTTGTTTAACATTTGTGACTGAATGTCCTGCTCAATATGGTTTAAACAGTCCATTGACTTAAGAAACCAAAGGATTAATGAATTTATTGACATGATTCCCTGATTTAAAGCCGGGGTTCAGGCAGGGCACAGGAACATACCCATCTCCGATGCTGAAACTGTTTGGGGAGCTGCTGTACCCCGGGGAGGAGGAGTTGTTTGGTGGATATGGCAAATCTGGCCAAGGAGAGCACTGCACAAAGAGAAGCACACGGGAGTTACTGGGCAGCAGGGCAAAGACAGATGCATTCTGGGAAATGAAAGATACAGCAAGAATGGCATAGGTTCACGAAAGATACAACATATTAGGGGTTATAGACtggaaaatataaaaaggatattacAGAACAGCAACAGCTAAATGGAGAAAAATGTAAATGAAGCAAGAGAAGCAATTATATGGCGTTATATGAGGGGTTCTAAATACAGAGAGGGGTTATAGTAAGGGTACCAGAAAATACAGAGATGGTTTATAGTGAGGGTACCAGAAAATACAGAGAGGGGTTATAGTAAGGGTACCAGAAAATACAGAGAGGGGTTATAGTAAGGGAACCAGAAAATACAGAGATGGTTTATAGTGAGGGTACCAGAAAATACAGAGAGGGGTTATAGTGAGGGTACCAGAAAATACAGAGAGGGGTTATAGTGAGGGTACCAGAAAATACAGAGAGGGGTTATAGGAAGGGTACCAGAAAATACAGAGAGGGGTTATAGGAAGGGTACCAGAAAATACAGAGATGGTTTATAGTGAGGGTACCAGAaaatacagagggggggttataGTAAGGGTACCAGAAAATACAGAGAGGGGTTATAGGAACGGTACCAGAAAATACAGAGATGGTTTATAGTGAGGGTACCAGAAAATACAGAGAGGGGTTATAGTGAGGGTACCAGAAAATACAGAGAGGGGTTATAGTGAGGGTACCAGAAAATACAGAGAGGGGTTATAGTGAGGGTACCAGAAAATACAGAGAGGGGTTATAGTGAGGGTACCAGAAAATACAGAGATGGTTTATACTGAGGGTACCAGAAAATACCGAGAGGGGTTATAGTGAGGGTACCAGAAAATACAGAGATGGTTTATAGTGAGGGTACCAGAAAATACAGAGAGGGGTTATAGTGAGGGTACCAGAAAATACAGAGAGGGTTTATAGTGAGGGTACCAGAAAATACAGAGAGGGGTTATAGTGAGGGTACCAGAAAATACAGAGAGGGGTTATAGTGAGGGTACCAGAAAATACAGAGAGGGGTTATAGTGAGGGTACCAGAAAATACAGAGAGGGGTTATAGAAAGGGTATCAGAAAATACAGAGAGGGGTTATAGGAAGGGTACCAGAAAATACAGAGATGGTTTATAGTGAGGGTACCAGAAAATACAGAGAGGGGTTATAGGAAGGGTACCAGAAAATACAGAGATTGTTTATAGTGAGGGTACCAGAAAATACAGAGAGGGGTTATAGGAAGGGTACCAGAAAATACCGAGAGGGGTTATAGTAAGGGTACCAGAAAATACAGAGATGGTTTATAGTGAGGGTACCAGAAAATACAGAGAGGGGTTATAGTAAGGGTACCAGAAAATACAGGGAGGGGTTATAGTAAGGGAACCAGAAAATACAGAGATGGTTTATAGTGAGGGTACCAGAAAATACAGAGAGGGGTTATAGAAAGGGTATCAGAAAATACAGAGTGGGGTTATAGTAAGGGAACCAGAAAATACAGAGAGGGGTTATAGTAAGGGAACCAGAAAATACAGAGAGGGGTTATAGTAAGGGAACCAGAAAATACAGAGATGGTTTATAGTGAGGGTACCAGAAAATACAGAGAGGGGTTATAGAAGGGGTATCAGAAAATACAGAGTGGGGTCATAGTAAGGGTACCAGAAAATACAGAGGGGGGTTATAGGAAGGATATCAGAAAATACAGAGAGTAGTTATAGGGAGGGTATCAGAAAATACAGAGATGGTTTATAGTGAGGGTATCAGAAAATACAGagaggagttataggaagggtatcagaaaatactgagaggggttatagggaggttatcagAAAATACAGAGATGGTTTATAGTGAGGGTACAAGAAAATACAGAGAGGAATTATAGGGAGGGTACAAGAAAATACtgagaggagttatagggagggtatcAGCAGATACAAAGAGGGGTTCTAGAGAGGGTATTAAATGATACATGGAGGGGTTACAGGGAGGGTATCAGAAGATACAGTGAGGGGTTACAGGGAGGGTTTATAGAGAGGGTAGTAGTGGATactggaggagttatagggagggtatcAGACGATACAGTGAGGGGTTACTGGGAGGGTATTATAAGATACATGGAGGGATTACTGGGAGGGTATCATAAGATACAGAGTGTGGTTTTACAGAACAAGCTATGCAGAGCCTCCTagcacataaaataaaaaaatatcaatgtagaaaaataaaacacattttaaattgcTATGTTTGTGTAAAGTTGTGGTATTGATCAATAAAATAGTGTGCGTAAAGATTAATTAGTTAAAATGGATCATCTCCAGGTGATATGAAAAGGGTCAATGTCTCTAGATAAAGTACGATGACTCAGCCTTTAACTGATAGATTGACCTGCGTTCTTGAACCCGGGTCTTACCTCAGTTAAGATGGTGGTATCGTATGATGGCTGATATTTTTCCTTCTCTTGAGGAGTTCTTTTCTCCATCTTTTCTCGGTCTGTCTTCTGTTTCCTGTCTGCCCCCTTGGGCTGCGAGTAATAGAAAcagtaattttaatttattatggTGGCGTGTAGTGGTGCCTGTTCATACTACTGCTATATCAATAACTGAAGTATGCCAGAAAAGACTTCTACTGCGCAGTATTCATACCTTGAAGACTTTAATCTGACAGCTTGCTGAGTGTAGGTGTTCTGTGTATTCACCATTTTCATTCTGTTTAAACGTGTCAAACTGAATCCGAAATGGGACACCCTTCTCGCCGCCATGTTTTCTGGGGGTGAACTCTGTGCTGATGCAGTGCACCTGGTAAAACATTGCGTGTGAAGAGGTTCTCAGACTATTCGGACACTCTGGCCATAATAAAAACAAGCAGACAAAAATATTTTGATACCTGAATAAACGCGGAGGATCTTTTCGCAGGGTCCCACAGGAATTCCACAGTATTCAGCCGAGTGGTGCTTGATTTGGGGTCCAGAATACCAACAGACaatgggatgtctggggaaaaaaaacaacaaccataaATTGTTAATAAGATTTCAACTAAGCCTGAACATCACGGCAGCAAAAGAACTCAGTTTAGGCATTGCCCTGCAAATCCCACCAATTCTGGATGGATATTGGATGATTTATTTAAATCCATTCATCTACTCTGTATACTCTATTAATTAATGGATTAATAGAGGATGAAGTATCGAAATGTGATTTATTTGATTAACACAGAAATCTaacatttttaataaagaaaATCAAAAGCTAATCACTTGGCAGCATTTACAAAAATAGTcataacttttatttttgttgctGGATCACGATCTTAAATTCTGTCTTCTTACAGTAATTTTTCCAATCATACTTTCCCAAACTGAGGAGTTATGTTTTcggatatattttctttattattattatttgtatttattcatttattgaattcatttttttttcttagttctaCAAGGTTCAATGAACACGACTCACCAATATCGAGAATGCGGTCGCCTGGTCTGCTCCATCGCCAGCCTTCCAGCTGCTGATGTTCTGTGTACTGTAAACGCCGGTCATGAAAAACCACTCTGATAATGCTCTAAAACAAGAAAAATTAtagaagttataaataaataataaaaatatgaatacttcatgacataaataattaataGGGTTTCATAGTCTGTGTTGTATTGTTGTAGAACAGGATAAAAGTGAGAACTGAGAGGGGATAACTAAGAATCAATGTCTGCAAacattctcccccttcccctaaaCCATCAGCCAGAAGTAATAAACATGCAACAACCTATAGACAAATGTATACGATTGCAAGTCAAATGTATACGCTTCCAATAAATGCCTCCTCATCTCAATCATATCACAGAGATTAAAACATAAACGCATAATTAGCTACATATCTGTGTCTGACTGTGAAGGAAGCTATTACTATGCTCTAATGCATATGATACAAATGCAAAATATTTAAATGCATCTACCCTACATATAAACACCTCCACTACGCAACTATagagtcctatttttttttacatgcattttcAAAATACCTTAACAAACTTGGAGTTCAAGTCTGGAAACTCTCCCAATTTCCTGTTGTCTAGTAGACGGATTTCGTAAGATTGTCCTAAAAGAAAATGAGCCAGATATACCAGTTCAGTGGGTTACTTTAATTTCAGTTACTGATCTACCAAAAGGAATAACGACCTTCCAATATAGTTTATTCTGCAATAGCAATACAGATATTATTTTACAAGTACAAAGACTAACTCAGGACACACAGTACAGTAACAGTAACCCTGCACTTCCTGCCGGTTTCAACTCACCGTCCTTGAGTTCTAATGCAGAGACAGGCAAGATAATTGCACCAGTCTGACAAAAAGGTTAGCATTCTACCAGTTCCTGCCAGGTCCGATTCCTTTATACATTTGCCACTTTTTCTACATGTGAGTACAGTCTTCTTTGATTGAAGAGGGATGCTGACTACCAGTGAAGTAGTTTTGCAATAAAATGTTTTAGACTGCAGGTTGTGAAACCTAAATAATTTCCAACCAAATTGGGTCACACACTATCCAGATGGCTCCTGAGAGGGGGGTCACAAATGTTATATCTTTTCACTTAATGGGTGAAAACTGAATGGGGGAGGAAAGAGAAAATAATATTTGCTGAAATAAAGcattgagcaaaaaaaaaaaaaagtacctatACCTTCCAGTGAATTTTACATACTTTGCAGATCAAAATAGTAATACtaaacaaaatagtaaaaatacatgaacaatttgtttttttctgaaaacATGTATATTCATGGTGTATTAGGACTGTTTGTGGCTGGAAATGTTGGACGGCAGTGAGGTTTTGGCTTTCTGTTGGGTAGAGCTGAAGGAGTTAGGCATCATTTTTGGAGGGTGGGTAGGACTCTTGCTGCTGGGTAGGTGTTGATGTAGATGATAGTTATGGGTTGCATTGTTGGAGGGTGGGTAGGACTCTTGCTGCTGGGTAGGTGTTGATGTAGATGATAGCGATGGGTTGCATTGTTGGAGGGTGGGTAGGACTCTTGCTGCTGGGTAGGTGTTGATGTAGATGATAGCGATGGGTTGCATTGTTAGAGGGTGGGTAGGACTCTTGCTGCTGGGTAGGTATTGATGTAGATAGTTATGGGTTGTATTGTTGGAGGGTGGGTAGGACTCTTGCTGCTGGGTAGGTGTTGATGTAGATGATAGTTATGGGTTGCATTTTTGTAGAGTGGGTAGGACTCTTGCTGCTGGGTAGGTATTGATGTAGATGATAGTTATGGGTTGTATTGTTGGAGGGTGGGTAGGACTCTTGCTGCTGGGTAGGTGTTGATGTAGATGATAGCGATGGGTTGCATTGTTAGAGGGTGGGTAGGACTCTTGCTGCTGGGTAGGTATTGATGTAGATAGTTATGGGTTGTATTGTTGGAGGGTGGGTAGGACTCTTGCTGCTGGGTAGGTGTTGATGTAGATGATAGTTATGGGTTGCATTGTTGGAGGGTGGGTAGGACTCTTGCTGCTGGGTAGGTGTTGATGTAGATGATAGTTATGGGTTGTATTGTTGGAGGGTGGGTAGGACTCTTGCTGCTGGGTAGGTGTTGATGTAGATGATAGTTATGGGTTGTATTGTTGGAGGGTGGGTAGGACTCTTGCTGCTGGGTAGGTGTTGATGTAGATGATAGTTATGGGTTGCATTGTTGGAGGGTGGGTAGGACTCTTGCTGCTGGGTAGGTGTTGATGTAGATGATAGCGATGGGTTGCATTGTTAGAGGGTGGGTAGGACTCTTGCTGCTGGGTATGTATTGATGTAGATAGTTATGGGTTGTATTGTTGGAGGGTGGGTAGGACTCTTGCTGCTGGGTAGGTGTTGATGTAGATGATAGTTATGGGTTGCATTGTTGGAGGGTGGGTAGGACTCTTGCTGCTGGGTAGGTGTTGATGTAGATGATAGCGATGGGTTGCATTGTTGGAGGGTGGGTAGGACTCTTGCTGCTGGGTAGGTGTTGATGTAGATGATAGCGATGGGTTGCATTGTTAGAGGGTGGGTAGGACTCTTGCTGCTGGGTAGGTATTGATGTAGATAGTTATGGGTTGTATTGTTGGAGGGTGGGTAGGACTCTTGCTGCTGGGTAGGTGTTGATGTAGATGATAGTTATGGGTTGCATTTTTGTAGAGTGGGTAGGACTCTTGCTGCTGGGTAGGTATTGATGTAGATGATAGTTATGGGTTGTATTGTTGGAGGGTGGGTAGGACTCTTGCTGCTGGGTAGGTGTTGATGTAGATGATAGCGATGGGTTGCATTGTTAGAGGGTGGGTAGGACTCTTGCTGCTGGGTAGGTATTGATGTAGATAGTTATGGGTTGTATTGTTGGAGGGTGGGTAGGACTCTTGCTGCTGGGTAGGTGTTGATGTAGATGATAGTTATGGGTTGCATTGTTGGAGGGTGGGTAGGACTCTTGCTGCTGGGTAGGTGTTGATGTAGATGATAGTTATGGGTTGTATTGTTGGAGGGTGGGTAGGACTCTTGCTGCTGGGTAGGTGTTGATGTAGATGATAGTTATGGGTTGTATTGTTGGAGGGTGGGTAGGACTCTTGCTGCTGGGTAGGTGTTGATGTAGATGATAGTTATGGGTTGCATTGTTGGAGGGTGGGTAGGACTCTTGCTGCTGGGTAGGTGTTGATGTAGATGATAGCGATGGGTTGCATTGTTAGAGGGTGGGTAGGACTCTTGCTGCTGGGTATGTATTGATGTAGATAGTTATGGGTTGTATTGTTGGAGGGTGGGTAGGACTCTTGCTGCTGGGTAGGTGTTGATGTAGATGATAGTTATGGGTTGCATTGTTGGAGGGTGGGTAGGACTCTTGCTGCTGGGTAGGTGTTGATGTAGATGGGTTGCATTTTTGGAGAGTGGGTAGGACTCTTGCTACTGGGTAGGTCCTGATGTAGATGATAGCTATGGGTTGCCTTGTTGGAGAGTGGGTAGGACTTGTGCTGCTGGGTAGGTGTTGATGTAGATGATAGCTATGGGTTGCATTGTTGGAGGATGGCAGGACTTGTAAGGTATGTGTAGATATCAGTTATGGGTTGCATTGTTGGAGAGTGGGTAGGACTATTGCTCTTGGGTAGGTGTAGATGATAGCTATGTGTTGCATTGTCGGAGGGTGGGTAGGACTCTTGCTGCTGGGTAGGTATTGATGTAGATGATAGTTATGGGCTGTATTGATAGGACCCTTGCTCTTGGGTAGGTGCTGACACAGATGTCAGTTATGGATTGCATTGTTGGAAGGTAGGTAGGACTCTTGCTGTAGGGTGGTGTTGATGTAGATGTTAGTTATGAGTTGCATTGGTGGAGGGGGGTAGGACTCATTGGGTGGGTGTTGACTGGACTGTTTTGTTAAGACTGCATTGTAGGAGGGCGGGCAACACTGCTGCTTCTAGTGGGAATGGCCGTCAAAATAGAGTAAGTCAAGGTGAGCTGGATTGGTACTGCTTGGTCAGTTTTTATTTGGATGGGATTCAAAACAGAAACTTTATATCAGAAAACAAACAGGAGCAGGTTGTGTAATTATCAAGTTTTGCATGAATAAAATAAGAATTACAGATTGGTAATCTCATATGTTATTGACACATGGAAATCACAAGTCTCTGAGGTGTATAATGATTGGCTGAGTGTGGTGCTGCCAGTAATCCATTCATTCACAAACTGTTCTAAGCCAATACATTCTCTATCCATTTAGCTGTCACTGGGGCCAAGAGTATCGTGTTCTGAAATCTCCTGCCAAGAGAAATGTCAGCCTATGGCAGGTACACATGTAGGTGTCACTGCCCTAGGAATAAAATGTTCCAGTGTAGAAGATATCCCTCCCATATGACAAACATCAGTTGTCCATAGTAATTATACTAGTAGTCTGCAATTAAAGCCATAAATGAGCTTCTAAGCAAGCAGCTAAATCACTCGTTAACTGCTGAATTGGGCTTGTGGGAAAATCAAACAATTATCTGTTGATTTGGCAGGACAGCAGTACTAGTGAGCAATGGCCAAAATCTACAATATTTACAGAAAATAGCTTCTCATCAATATCATTATACGGTATATAGTAACCAATTATAGGAGTAAAAACTACTAAACTATTACATGGTAAATATAAGATTTCAGCAGAGAATTCTTTAAGACAGaattcagaattaaaaaaaaaaaatagagcaagACCCTCAAATCAATGGAAGTGGAAcgctataagtaaaaaaaaaaaaaaaaagtacttttagaGTATGCTATGAAATAGTTTGGCAAAGTGTCTAAATGAGTCATAATTTGTGTTACAGAGACACAGTACATGACCAATTCATAATACAGGCTTGATTTACAGGAGGTCTACCTCAACTCTTCTATTTCTACTTTACGAAATCTGATCTGTTGGGGGCAGCTCATACACATGATGCAACAAGGAAACAAAATATCTTTCACGTCCCAAACTTACTAACTAGGTAAACGGTAAAATACGGGGATATTCTATTGCAAACGCATATAAccgcatttataaaatatttagctacAAAATTACTAAAGTGCTGCTTCCCCAAAGTatgttaaagggaaaaaaatgaaggAGGTTATAATGAAAAAAGTACTCACAATTCAATTGGATGTGTAAATTTATGGATAATCCGCTCCAAATAAACAATGTTCCAATGAAAATCCAGATGAATGTAAAATGAGGAATATATTGAATTCTTGAGAATCTCTGATAATCCTTGTTGTTGCTTACATCCAAATACAGGCAAGACAAACGGGGGAACGCCACTAGGCAGGAAAGTAGGCATTTCACGTCTAACAGGAGACACTTCTTCAGCAATGTTTCTGAGAAACGTTTGCGGTTAGACGTGAAATGCATACTTTCTTGCCTAGTGGCGTTCCCCAGTTTGTCTTGTCTGTATTTGGATGTAAGCAACAACAAGGATTATCCCTGTTCATTACTTCAGAGATTCTCAAGAAGGCAATATATtccttattttacatttatttagctAGAAACGTGTGTAGCGCATAAATAGAGCAAGCTTCCATATGAGCTACACATAGCATTTATTATTTGGGAGATATTGTATGGGGTGCTTCCAGCTCTACCTACTTGTCTAGGTTATAATACAAACATTAAAAACTGGTCTATAATTTAGTTACTAGATTAAGGATGTCCAACTGTGGTCCTCCAGCTGTTGTACTATAATTCCCAGCTTCCTCATCTGGCGTCAAAGGATAATTGAGCACATGCCATAGTAAcaaattaaatggaaaaaaaaaacagaatggaaGGTTTTATTTCCATAAGACATGTGGTGCATAAAATAGTTTATTTACACTGTATTGGGAAACATGATGTGAATTCATATTGCACACATAGCAAGTAGGAAGGTGCTACATCTAAGGGCTTTGGAGAGGATTATGGGAATTGTATTTCAATTTCAAGAGCTGGAAGGCTTCAGTTGAACATTCCATACACTGCCCGTACCACAATGTATCTTCCATTACACAATAGATCTTGGTAGGATTCAGCATGGCTTCCAAAATATACGTTTGTCAAAGGACTTTCCTAGGCTGTAACAAAGTAGAGGAAGAAAAGCAAAATAGATACCTGTCACCTCCAACTGTTGTACATCAGGAAATTCCTCTAACCACCCACCTACAAAAGAGAGCAGGGTGCGGGATTCTGAGCGGGGAGCTTAGCATCACCCAAGATGGACCAAGAACAAGTTTTTCTCCACAGGAAAACAGGTGAAAAAAACAGTTGAGAACTGGGAAAACAAAACACTCCCTCAGATTGGAAATAGTAACTACACAAAAATCACACTGAAGAGCGAGAATGCGATGGTATCTAGCGGACCTGCAGAGAGAGGCGGTTACGGTGCAGACCGTACAGCCTGCGTACAGCGCTCCAGAGGAAGAGCATGACACATTGTAT is a genomic window of Pelobates fuscus isolate aPelFus1 chromosome 8, aPelFus1.pri, whole genome shotgun sequence containing:
- the TFCP2L1 gene encoding transcription factor CP2-like protein 1, with the translated sequence MLFWHSQPENYNHHQAGGFLRDVLALPLFKQEENPLSTENNAKLPPFQYVLCAATSPAVKLHEETLTYLNQGQSYEIRLLDNRKLGEFPDLNSKFVKSIIRVVFHDRRLQYTEHQQLEGWRWSRPGDRILDIDIPLSVGILDPKSSTTRLNTVEFLWDPAKRSSAFIQVHCISTEFTPRKHGGEKGVPFRIQFDTFKQNENGEYTEHLHSASCQIKVFKPKGADRKQKTDREKMEKRTPQEKEKYQPSYDTTILTECSPWPDLPYPPNNSSSPGYSSSPNSFSIGDGNCSPTPPIEPPLRNNKIASEFQNETWNQEDKGKLIQYLVPSATIQDVQQWLQRNRFPQYCRMFSSFSGADLLKMSKEDFVQVCGPADGIRLFNAMKARNVRPRLTIYVCQEPEQNRGHLHHKQELGDTTMCVYHAIFLEELTALELIEKIASLYSISPQQIHQVYRQGPTGIHVVVSSEMVQNFPDESCFLINTLKAEGNGGYHIILK